A genomic window from Micromonospora ferruginea includes:
- a CDS encoding helix-turn-helix transcriptional regulator: MYREWEAVGVGGAVRWVSVSSAGGAVRVLPDGCLDLLWSSRAGLLVAGPDRTAQVGRSVPGERWIGLRLPPGVGPAVFGVPAEEVRDRRVPLVDLWGRPAAELAERVEAAADPTVAGWSAAGGAILEEVARARLRAAGGPDPLGARVAARLAAGATVAATAAEVGLGARALHRRSRLLFGYGPKTLARILRMRRALDLARGGAPLAEVAALTGYADQAHLTRDVRELAGVPPTRLLAPSEG; this comes from the coding sequence GTGTACCGGGAATGGGAGGCGGTGGGGGTCGGCGGGGCGGTGCGCTGGGTGAGCGTCTCGTCCGCCGGCGGGGCGGTGCGGGTGCTGCCGGACGGGTGCCTGGACCTGCTCTGGTCCAGCCGGGCCGGCCTGCTGGTCGCCGGGCCGGACCGCACCGCGCAGGTCGGGCGGTCGGTGCCGGGGGAGCGGTGGATCGGGCTCCGGCTGCCGCCGGGCGTCGGGCCGGCCGTGTTCGGGGTGCCCGCCGAGGAGGTGCGCGACCGGCGGGTCCCGCTGGTCGACCTGTGGGGTCGCCCCGCTGCCGAGCTGGCCGAGCGGGTCGAGGCGGCGGCCGACCCGACCGTTGCGGGCTGGTCGGCGGCGGGCGGCGCGATCCTGGAGGAGGTGGCGCGGGCGCGGCTGCGGGCCGCCGGCGGGCCCGACCCGCTGGGCGCGCGGGTGGCCGCCCGGCTCGCCGCCGGGGCGACGGTCGCCGCGACCGCCGCCGAGGTCGGCCTCGGCGCGCGGGCCCTGCACCGGCGCAGCCGGCTCCTGTTCGGGTACGGCCCGAAGACGCTCGCCCGCATCCTGCGCATGCGCCGCGCGCTCGACCTGGCCCGGGGCGGTGCGCCGCTCGCCGAGGTTGCGGCGCTCACCGGGTACGCCGATCAGGCCCACCTGACCCGCGACGTGCGCGAGCTGGCCGGGGTGCCGCCGACCCGGCTGCTCGCCCCGTCCGAGGGCTGA
- a CDS encoding glycosyltransferase, producing MILMPEPRAAVQARPAAGTPVLDVVVPVYNEEADLGPCVRRLHAYLGAQFPYPFRITVTDNASTDGTRAVAEALAADLPEVELVHLAEKGRGRALRAAWSASPAPVLAYLDVDLSTDLAALPPLVAPLLSGHSDLAIGTRLARTSRVVRGAKREVISRGYNLLLRGTLAARFSDAQCGFKAIRADVAAELLPLVQDTGWFFDTELLVLAQRAGLRIHEVPVDWVDDPDSRVDIVATALADLRGIGRLGRALVTGALPLARLRAQLGRGPLPAPPAQVPRGLPGQLARFAAVGVASTLAYLLLFLVARGPLGAQPANLLALLLTAVANTAANRRLTFGVTGRRHAGRHHVQGLLAFALGLALTSGSLAILHALTTPPRVAELAVLVAANLAATALRFLLLRLAMHHRP from the coding sequence ATGATCCTCATGCCCGAGCCGAGGGCCGCCGTGCAGGCCCGGCCCGCCGCCGGCACGCCGGTGCTGGACGTGGTGGTGCCGGTCTACAACGAGGAGGCCGACCTCGGCCCCTGCGTCCGGCGGCTGCACGCGTACCTGGGCGCGCAGTTCCCGTACCCGTTCCGGATCACGGTGACCGACAACGCCAGCACCGACGGCACCCGGGCGGTGGCCGAGGCGCTCGCCGCCGACCTGCCCGAGGTGGAGCTGGTGCACCTGGCGGAGAAGGGGCGCGGCCGGGCGCTGCGGGCCGCCTGGTCCGCCTCGCCGGCGCCGGTGCTCGCGTACCTCGACGTGGACCTCTCGACCGACCTGGCGGCGCTGCCGCCGCTTGTCGCGCCGCTGCTGTCCGGCCACTCCGACCTGGCCATCGGCACCCGGCTGGCACGCACCAGCCGGGTGGTCCGGGGCGCCAAGCGGGAGGTGATCTCCCGGGGCTACAACCTGCTGCTGCGCGGCACGCTCGCGGCGCGTTTCTCGGACGCGCAGTGCGGGTTCAAGGCGATCCGCGCCGACGTGGCGGCCGAACTGCTGCCGCTGGTCCAGGACACCGGCTGGTTCTTCGACACCGAGCTGCTGGTCCTGGCCCAGCGGGCCGGGCTGCGGATCCACGAGGTGCCGGTGGACTGGGTGGACGACCCGGACAGCCGGGTCGACATCGTCGCCACCGCGCTGGCCGACCTGCGCGGCATCGGGCGGCTGGGCCGGGCGCTGGTCACCGGGGCGCTGCCGCTGGCCCGGCTGCGCGCCCAGCTCGGCCGGGGGCCGCTGCCGGCGCCGCCGGCGCAGGTGCCCCGCGGGCTGCCCGGCCAGCTCGCCCGCTTCGCCGCGGTGGGGGTGGCCAGCACGCTCGCGTACCTGCTGCTGTTCCTGGTGGCCCGCGGCCCGCTCGGCGCGCAACCGGCGAACCTGCTGGCGCTGCTGCTGACCGCGGTGGCGAACACGGCGGCCAACCGGCGGCTGACCTTCGGTGTCACCGGTCGCCGCCACGCCGGCCGGCACCACGTCCAGGGGTTGCTCGCGTTCGCCCTGGGTCTGGCGCTGACCAGCGGCTCACTGGCGATCCTGCACGCGCTCACGACCCCGCCGCGCGTCGCCGAGCTGGCCGTCCTGGTGGCGGCCAACCTCGCCGCCACCGCGCTGCGCTTCCTGCTGCTGCGCCTGGCCATGCACCACCGCCCCTGA
- a CDS encoding glycosyltransferase family 39 protein has product MDRTESLLTGRPAPATANRPAPATANRPAPATAGPPPTAAAAGPPATAVGPPGPAAAPVPEPTPTPADPRWARPALLGLLAATGLLYLWGLGASGWGNAFYAAAAQAGSESWTALFYGSSDAANSITVDKTPASLWLMALSVRVFGLNSWSILVPQALLGVASVGVLYAAVRRWHGPAAGLLAGAVLASTPVATLMFRFDNPDALLVFLLVAAAYATVRAVESTSTRWLALAGVLVGFGFLTKMLQAFLVLPVFAGVYLLAAPTGLGRRIRQLLLAGAAVLVSAGWWVAIVELVPASARPYIGGSQGNSILELTLGYNGLGRITGDEVGSVGPGAGAGGPFSGQAGLLRMFDTEVGGQISWLLPAALILLVAGLWLVGRAPRTDRRRAGLLLWGGWLLVTGLIFSFMSGIFHAYYTVALAPAVGALVGIGGTGLHRARTAPGRRRGYAATLVLAGTLAVTAWWSWRLLGRSPDWQPWLRPTVLTAGLTAAALLALVDAPVTKGFVSRRTARGDANSLIDPSPGPRWARWAAVGVLALGVVAGLGGPAAYAVQTAATPHTGSIPSAGPYVAGGFGPGGRGGFPGGRMPGGGEFPGGAFPGFPGGGTGRNGAFPGFPGGGQPPGAPGGTGQDGGTGTGTGQDGGTGTGGGRDGGTGRGQRGGGMGGLLDAREPSAEMTALLTADAGDYTWVAATVGSNNASGYQLATGAPVMPVGGFNGSDPSPTLAQFQRYVADGRIHWFLGGGGFRANGGSSASAEISTWVAENFTPRTVDGVSVYDLSSGKQG; this is encoded by the coding sequence ATGGACAGAACCGAGAGCCTGCTGACCGGCCGGCCCGCGCCCGCGACCGCCAACCGGCCCGCGCCCGCGACCGCCAACCGGCCCGCGCCCGCGACCGCCGGCCCGCCCCCGACCGCCGCAGCCGCCGGCCCGCCCGCCACCGCCGTCGGTCCGCCCGGGCCGGCCGCCGCGCCCGTACCCGAGCCGACGCCGACCCCGGCGGACCCGCGCTGGGCCCGCCCGGCCCTGCTCGGCCTGCTCGCGGCCACCGGCCTGCTCTACCTGTGGGGCCTGGGCGCGTCCGGCTGGGGCAACGCGTTCTACGCGGCGGCCGCCCAGGCCGGCTCGGAGAGCTGGACCGCGTTGTTCTACGGCTCCTCGGACGCGGCCAACTCGATCACCGTGGACAAGACGCCGGCCTCGCTCTGGCTGATGGCGCTCTCGGTACGTGTATTCGGGCTGAACAGTTGGTCGATCCTGGTGCCGCAGGCGCTGCTCGGCGTCGCCTCGGTCGGCGTGCTGTACGCGGCGGTCCGCCGCTGGCACGGCCCGGCGGCCGGCCTGCTCGCCGGCGCGGTCCTCGCGTCGACCCCGGTGGCCACGCTGATGTTCCGGTTCGACAACCCGGACGCGCTGCTGGTGTTCCTGCTGGTGGCCGCCGCGTACGCCACGGTGCGGGCGGTGGAGAGCACGAGCACCCGGTGGCTCGCGCTGGCCGGCGTGCTGGTCGGCTTCGGCTTCCTCACCAAGATGCTCCAGGCGTTCCTGGTGCTCCCGGTGTTCGCCGGCGTCTACCTGCTGGCCGCGCCGACCGGCCTCGGGCGGCGGATCCGCCAGCTCCTGCTGGCCGGGGCGGCCGTGCTGGTCTCCGCCGGCTGGTGGGTGGCGATCGTGGAGCTGGTGCCGGCGAGCGCCCGCCCGTACATCGGCGGCTCGCAGGGCAACAGCATCCTGGAGCTGACCCTGGGCTACAACGGCCTGGGCCGGATCACCGGCGACGAGGTGGGCAGCGTCGGGCCGGGCGCCGGCGCCGGTGGGCCGTTCTCCGGGCAGGCCGGCCTGCTGCGGATGTTCGACACCGAGGTCGGCGGGCAGATCTCCTGGCTGCTGCCGGCCGCGTTGATCCTGCTGGTGGCCGGACTGTGGCTGGTCGGGCGGGCGCCACGGACCGACCGGAGAAGGGCCGGCCTGCTGCTCTGGGGCGGCTGGCTGCTGGTCACCGGGCTGATCTTCAGCTTCATGTCCGGCATCTTCCACGCCTACTACACCGTCGCCCTGGCTCCGGCCGTCGGCGCGCTGGTCGGCATCGGCGGCACCGGTCTCCACCGGGCCCGCACCGCACCCGGCCGCCGGCGCGGCTACGCCGCCACGCTGGTCCTGGCCGGCACGCTCGCGGTGACCGCCTGGTGGTCGTGGCGCCTGCTCGGCCGCAGCCCCGACTGGCAGCCCTGGCTGCGCCCCACCGTGCTCACCGCCGGCCTGACCGCCGCCGCCCTCCTCGCCCTCGTCGACGCCCCGGTGACCAAGGGGTTCGTGTCGCGCCGGACGGCCCGCGGTGACGCGAACTCCTTGATCGACCCGTCACCGGGCCCGAGGTGGGCGCGGTGGGCGGCGGTGGGGGTGTTGGCGCTGGGCGTCGTCGCGGGGTTGGGCGGGCCGGCGGCGTACGCGGTGCAGACCGCGGCCACCCCGCACACCGGCTCGATCCCGAGCGCCGGCCCGTACGTGGCGGGCGGCTTCGGCCCGGGTGGCCGGGGCGGCTTCCCGGGCGGGCGGATGCCGGGCGGCGGGGAGTTCCCCGGCGGGGCGTTCCCGGGTTTCCCGGGCGGCGGCACCGGCCGGAACGGCGCGTTTCCCGGCTTCCCGGGCGGCGGCCAGCCACCGGGCGCTCCCGGCGGGACCGGCCAGGACGGCGGGACCGGCACCGGGACCGGTCAGGACGGCGGGACCGGCACCGGCGGCGGCCGGGACGGCGGGACCGGGCGGGGGCAGCGCGGCGGTGGGATGGGCGGGCTGCTCGACGCCCGCGAGCCGAGCGCGGAGATGACCGCGCTGCTGACGGCCGACGCCGGGGACTACACCTGGGTCGCGGCCACGGTGGGCTCGAACAACGCCTCCGGATACCAGCTCGCCACCGGTGCGCCGGTGATGCCGGTCGGCGGCTTCAACGGCAGCGACCCGTCGCCGACGCTGGCGCAGTTCCAGCGGTACGTGGCCGACGGGCGGATCCACTGGTTCCTCGGCGGCGGCGGGTTCCGCGCCAACGGCGGCAGCAGCGCCTCCGCCGAGATCAGCACGTGGGTCGCCGAGAACTTCACCCCGCGAACCGTCGACGGGGTGAGCGTGTACGACCTGAGCAGCGGAAAGCAGGGCTGA
- a CDS encoding sensor histidine kinase, with protein sequence MSSSPPSDARGRLRRRLAGWSLRRRLVLSVVALLALVSLGVGGVTTVALRHFLIGRIDDQLTGGESRRHVRQPSPFDLPEPRPDSFRPGFPPGYPAESVAARVLDGKVDVAFRQTSAQPAAVPVDEVAALARLRAGDAPRTVALDGRGDYRAAARQMPDGDVLVFAIPLSEVDETVMWMVVAQAGVIGAGLVVAGGLGALIVRRTLRPLNRVAATAARVTELPLDRGEVALSVRVPAADTDPRTEVGQVGGALNRMLGHVAAALAARQASETRVRQFVADASHELRTPLAAIRGYAEVARRGRQEVPPDVAHALRRVESESTRMTSLVDDLLLLARLDSGRPLAAEPVDLTAMAVNAVSDAHVAGPEHRWRLDLPDEPLAVTGDAHRLHQVLANLLANARVHTPPGTAVTTRLAAAPGGVELRVADDGPGIPADLQPEVFERFARGDSSRSRAHGSTGLGLAIVAAVVEAHHGRVEVASRPGHTAFTVWLPGSTAQA encoded by the coding sequence ATGTCCTCAAGCCCGCCCAGTGACGCACGCGGGCGGCTGCGGCGCCGGCTGGCCGGCTGGTCGCTGCGCCGCCGCCTGGTGCTCTCCGTGGTGGCGCTGCTGGCGCTGGTCAGCCTGGGGGTCGGCGGGGTGACCACGGTCGCCCTGCGGCACTTCCTGATCGGTCGGATCGACGACCAGCTCACCGGCGGTGAGTCGCGCCGGCACGTGCGGCAGCCCTCACCCTTCGACCTGCCGGAGCCTCGGCCGGACAGCTTCCGCCCGGGGTTCCCGCCCGGCTACCCGGCCGAGTCGGTGGCGGCGCGGGTGCTCGACGGGAAGGTCGACGTGGCGTTCCGGCAGACGTCCGCGCAGCCGGCCGCGGTGCCGGTGGACGAGGTCGCCGCGCTGGCCCGGCTCCGCGCCGGCGACGCGCCGCGCACCGTCGCGCTCGACGGGCGCGGTGACTACCGGGCCGCGGCCCGCCAGATGCCCGACGGCGACGTCCTCGTCTTCGCCATCCCGCTGTCCGAGGTCGACGAGACCGTCATGTGGATGGTGGTGGCCCAGGCCGGGGTGATCGGCGCCGGCCTGGTCGTCGCCGGCGGCCTCGGCGCGCTGATCGTGCGCCGCACGCTGCGCCCGCTCAACCGGGTCGCCGCCACCGCCGCCCGGGTCACCGAGCTGCCGCTGGACCGGGGCGAGGTGGCCCTGTCCGTCCGCGTACCGGCCGCCGACACCGACCCCCGCACCGAGGTCGGCCAGGTCGGCGGCGCGCTCAACCGGATGCTCGGCCACGTCGCCGCCGCGCTCGCCGCGCGGCAGGCCAGCGAGACCCGGGTACGCCAGTTCGTCGCCGACGCCAGCCACGAGCTGCGGACGCCGCTGGCCGCCATCCGCGGCTACGCCGAGGTGGCCCGCCGCGGCCGGCAGGAGGTGCCGCCCGACGTGGCCCACGCGCTGCGCCGGGTCGAGTCGGAGAGCACCCGGATGACCAGCCTCGTCGACGACCTGCTGCTGCTCGCCCGGCTCGACTCCGGCCGCCCGCTCGCCGCCGAGCCGGTCGACCTCACCGCGATGGCGGTGAACGCGGTCAGCGACGCGCACGTGGCCGGCCCGGAGCACCGCTGGCGGCTCGACCTGCCGGACGAGCCGCTCGCCGTCACCGGCGACGCGCACCGGCTGCACCAGGTGCTGGCGAACCTGCTCGCCAACGCCCGCGTGCACACCCCACCCGGCACCGCGGTGACCACCCGGCTGGCGGCGGCGCCGGGCGGGGTCGAACTCCGGGTCGCCGACGACGGGCCGGGCATCCCGGCGGACCTGCAACCGGAGGTGTTCGAGCGGTTCGCCCGGGGCGACAGCTCCCGCTCCCGGGCGCACGGCAGCACCGGCCTGGGCCTGGCCATCGTGGCCGCCGTGGTGGAGGCGCACCACGGCCGCGTCGAGGTGGCCAGCCGCCCCGGTCACACCGCGTTCACCGTGTGGCTGCCGGGATCCACAGCGCAGGCATAG
- a CDS encoding response regulator transcription factor yields the protein MNGQAAQGRIELRRPDGEPVRVLVVDDEPTLTDLLSMALRYEGWQVTTAGNGMAAISAARQFRPDAVVLDVMLPDLDGFQVLRRLREQSPSVPVLFLTARDAVEERIAGLTVGGDDYVTKPFSLEEVIARLRALLRRSGFAVAAREEAVLTVGDLSLDEDSHEVRRGDDLITLTATEFELLRYLMRNPRRVLSKAQILDRVWNYDFGGQANVVELYISYLRKKIDAGRAPMIHTLRGAGYVLKPAQ from the coding sequence ATGAACGGGCAGGCCGCGCAGGGCCGGATCGAGTTGCGCCGACCGGACGGCGAACCGGTGCGGGTGCTGGTGGTCGACGACGAGCCGACCCTCACCGACCTGCTGTCGATGGCCCTGCGCTACGAGGGCTGGCAGGTGACCACCGCCGGCAACGGGATGGCCGCGATCAGCGCGGCCCGGCAGTTCCGGCCGGACGCGGTGGTGCTCGACGTGATGCTGCCCGACCTGGACGGCTTCCAGGTGCTGCGCCGCCTGCGCGAGCAGTCGCCCAGCGTGCCGGTGCTCTTCCTGACCGCCCGTGACGCGGTGGAGGAGCGCATCGCCGGGCTGACCGTCGGCGGCGACGACTACGTGACCAAGCCGTTCAGCCTGGAGGAGGTCATCGCCCGGCTGCGCGCCCTGCTGCGCCGCTCCGGTTTCGCGGTGGCCGCCCGGGAGGAGGCGGTCCTCACCGTCGGCGACCTCAGCCTCGACGAGGACAGCCACGAGGTCCGCCGCGGCGACGACCTGATCACGCTCACCGCCACCGAGTTCGAGCTGCTGCGCTACCTGATGCGCAACCCGCGCCGGGTGCTCAGCAAGGCGCAGATCCTGGACCGGGTCTGGAACTACGACTTCGGCGGCCAGGCCAACGTGGTCGAGCTGTACATCTCGTACCTGCGCAAGAAGATCGACGCCGGCCGGGCCCCCATGATCCACACGCTGCGCGGGGCGGGTTATGTCCTCAAGCCCGCCCAGTGA
- a CDS encoding SDR family oxidoreductase produces the protein MSIDGRPAGPLAGKVVLVTGAARGIGAHTARLAAARGARLALVGLEPDRLAALAAELGPGHVWFAADVTDQSALGAAVDGTLAALGGIDAVVANAGVANRGTIAVGDVEALVRTVEVNLVGVMRTAAATVPALIDRGGYLLIVSSAAAFAALPGMAAYCASKAGVEHFGTAIRLELAHRGVAVGTAHPSWVDTDLVREARADLPAFESALARLPWPMRRTTTVTECAEAFVRAIERRRRRVYVPRAVGAVQAVRSVLVSPLADRLVGRTARVTVPLIEEQARALGRGFGVSTPEARP, from the coding sequence ATGTCCATCGACGGTCGTCCCGCCGGCCCGCTGGCCGGCAAGGTGGTGCTGGTGACCGGCGCGGCCCGGGGCATCGGCGCGCACACCGCCAGGCTCGCCGCGGCCCGGGGCGCGCGGCTGGCGCTCGTCGGGCTGGAACCCGACCGGCTCGCCGCGCTCGCCGCCGAGCTGGGTCCCGGGCACGTCTGGTTCGCCGCCGACGTCACCGACCAGTCCGCGCTGGGCGCGGCGGTCGACGGCACCCTCGCCGCGCTCGGCGGGATCGACGCGGTGGTGGCCAACGCCGGGGTCGCCAACCGGGGCACCATCGCCGTCGGTGACGTCGAGGCGCTGGTCCGCACCGTCGAGGTCAACCTGGTCGGGGTGATGCGCACGGCCGCGGCGACCGTGCCGGCGCTGATCGACCGGGGCGGCTACCTGCTGATCGTCTCCTCGGCCGCCGCGTTCGCCGCGCTGCCCGGAATGGCCGCCTACTGCGCCTCCAAGGCCGGCGTCGAGCACTTCGGCACCGCGATCCGGCTGGAGCTGGCGCACCGCGGCGTGGCGGTGGGCACCGCGCACCCGTCCTGGGTGGACACCGACCTGGTCCGGGAGGCCCGGGCCGACCTGCCGGCGTTCGAGTCGGCGCTGGCCCGGCTGCCCTGGCCGATGCGGCGCACCACCACGGTCACCGAGTGCGCCGAGGCGTTCGTCCGGGCGATCGAGCGACGACGCCGCCGCGTCTACGTGCCACGCGCCGTGGGCGCCGTGCAGGCGGTGCGGTCGGTGCTGGTCAGCCCGCTGGCCGACCGGCTGGTCGGGCGGACCGCCCGGGTCACCGTACCGCTGATCGAGGAACAGGCGCGGGCGCTGGGCCGGGGCTTCGGGGTGAGCACGCCGGAGGCCCGGCCGTGA
- a CDS encoding alpha/beta fold hydrolase codes for MTAGVEVVFERRGAGPTLVLLHGIGHHWGAWLPVLDRLAETHDVIAVDLPGFGRSPVPAAGLPADMPALVTGIVELFAALGLERPHVAGNSLGGAIALELAAAGAVASATALSPAGFCTARELRWALTVLTLHRNAARLPEPVLRHLFAAPALRALAMGMLLARPNRMALDVALADARALREARAFRAVARAGRGYAFAGAPTVPVTVAWGTRDRILPYRQAALARTRLPTARHLDLPGCGHVPMHDDPELVASVILGTTGAGPA; via the coding sequence GTGACCGCCGGAGTGGAGGTGGTCTTCGAGCGGCGCGGCGCCGGGCCGACGCTGGTGCTGCTGCACGGCATCGGCCACCACTGGGGCGCCTGGCTGCCGGTGCTGGACCGGCTCGCCGAGACGCACGACGTGATCGCCGTCGACCTGCCCGGCTTCGGCCGCTCGCCGGTGCCCGCCGCCGGCCTGCCCGCCGACATGCCCGCGCTGGTGACCGGCATCGTCGAGCTGTTCGCCGCGCTCGGGCTGGAACGCCCGCACGTGGCCGGCAACAGCCTCGGCGGGGCCATCGCGCTGGAGCTGGCCGCCGCCGGCGCGGTCGCCTCGGCCACCGCGCTGTCGCCGGCCGGCTTCTGCACCGCGCGGGAGCTGCGCTGGGCGCTCACCGTGCTCACGCTGCACCGCAACGCGGCCCGGCTGCCCGAGCCGGTGCTGCGGCACCTGTTCGCCGCGCCGGCGCTGCGCGCGCTGGCGATGGGCATGCTGCTGGCCCGGCCCAACCGGATGGCGCTCGACGTGGCGCTCGCCGACGCCCGCGCGCTGCGCGAGGCGCGCGCGTTCCGCGCCGTCGCCCGGGCCGGCCGGGGGTACGCGTTCGCCGGCGCGCCCACCGTCCCGGTGACCGTGGCGTGGGGCACCCGGGACCGGATCCTGCCCTACCGGCAGGCGGCGCTGGCCCGCACCCGGCTGCCCACCGCCCGGCACCTGGACCTGCCCGGCTGCGGGCACGTGCCGATGCACGACGACCCGGAGCTGGTCGCCTCGGTCATCCTCGGCACCACCGGCGCCGGGCCGGCCTGA
- a CDS encoding serine/threonine-protein kinase, translating to MRTLGGRYELEQRAGLGGMSEVWRAHDRVLDRTVAIKLISPGLDGDAGSVERIQAEARSAARLVHPNVASVHDFGTATLPDGRPVPYIVMELAEGETLAAHLRAGPLDWRIAVRVCAEVCAALAAAHGHGIVHRDVKPANVILTPSGVKVLDFGIATPAGAPDHTPEGIVVGTPAYLAPEQLDRQPATPAADMYALGVLLYYCLTGRLPYEAGSTTQLLGARRRRPPQPLPEVPGLPPEVAELCDRCLDADPAARPTSPMAALLLAEAVDARIYVPMTVLLPRQRVREVSPWTDRAAAEETEAMAVDAATSGGIR from the coding sequence ATGAGGACGCTGGGCGGGCGGTACGAGCTCGAACAGCGAGCCGGCCTTGGTGGCATGTCGGAGGTCTGGCGGGCGCACGACCGCGTGCTGGACCGGACCGTCGCCATCAAGCTGATCTCGCCCGGGCTCGACGGCGACGCCGGCTCGGTGGAACGGATCCAGGCCGAGGCCCGCTCGGCGGCCCGGCTGGTGCATCCGAACGTCGCCAGCGTGCACGACTTCGGCACCGCCACGCTGCCCGACGGGCGGCCGGTGCCGTACATCGTGATGGAGCTGGCCGAGGGGGAGACGCTCGCCGCGCACCTGCGCGCCGGTCCGCTGGACTGGCGCATCGCGGTGCGGGTCTGCGCCGAGGTGTGCGCCGCGCTGGCCGCCGCGCACGGGCACGGCATCGTGCACCGGGACGTGAAACCGGCGAACGTGATCCTCACCCCGTCCGGGGTGAAGGTGCTCGACTTCGGCATCGCCACCCCGGCCGGCGCGCCGGACCACACGCCGGAGGGGATCGTCGTGGGCACCCCGGCCTACCTGGCGCCGGAGCAGCTCGACCGGCAGCCGGCCACCCCGGCCGCCGACATGTACGCGCTCGGCGTGCTGCTCTACTACTGCCTGACCGGCCGGCTGCCGTACGAGGCCGGCAGCACCACCCAGCTCCTCGGCGCGCGTCGCCGCCGGCCGCCGCAGCCGCTGCCGGAGGTCCCCGGGCTGCCGCCGGAGGTCGCGGAGCTGTGCGACCGCTGCCTCGACGCCGATCCGGCCGCGCGGCCGACCAGCCCGATGGCCGCGCTGCTGCTGGCCGAGGCGGTGGACGCGCGCATCTACGTGCCGATGACCGTGCTGCTGCCCCGGCAGCGGGTGCGGGAGGTGTCGCCGTGGACCGACCGGGCCGCCGCGGAGGAGACCGAGGCGATGGCGGTGGACGCCGCCACCAGCGGCGGGATCCGCTGA
- a CDS encoding OsmC family protein: protein MPDPSSWLAESATATAAGGHVRTDDGGLSSALASPLAPHCTGLTPEQLLAAAFASCLHHAAVEAAGEITDEAHTVQVTAEAKLGRDDDGRYRADVHAEISSAGLTREQLSDLVAYADRLWPFSSGDPSRHRLTVTPAENGRH, encoded by the coding sequence ATGCCGGATCCGAGTTCCTGGCTGGCCGAGTCGGCCACGGCGACCGCGGCGGGTGGTCACGTACGCACCGACGACGGCGGTCTCTCCTCCGCCCTGGCGTCCCCGCTGGCGCCGCACTGCACCGGACTGACGCCGGAGCAGCTCCTGGCCGCCGCGTTCGCCTCGTGCCTGCACCACGCCGCGGTGGAGGCGGCCGGCGAGATCACCGACGAGGCGCACACCGTGCAGGTGACCGCGGAGGCGAAGCTGGGCCGCGACGACGACGGCCGCTACCGGGCCGACGTGCACGCCGAGATCTCCTCGGCCGGGCTCACCCGCGAGCAGTTGTCCGACCTGGTGGCGTACGCCGATCGGCTCTGGCCGTTCTCCAGCGGCGACCCGAGCCGGCACCGGCTCACGGTCACCCCGGCCGAGAACGGCCGGCACTGA
- a CDS encoding endonuclease/exonuclease/phosphatase family protein has translation MTEQMVDERAAGEPAGRRGRRGIVVVTCAVLLTALLLGHRAVPNVQGLGSLVDSVTPLLGLGVPLLGLAALLRRSRRALLAVLLPALVWAGLFGRAWLPPAAGADGTAVRVASQNLRAGNPDPAATVGALAGDAPDLIGLQEVDDDQRVAPALAGRYPHRTSVSTVALWSRWPIREAHGVDTGLGWDRALRAVVAAPPGDLTVYVVHLGSARAGHTATRDETVTALARTVRADPAERLVVLGDLNTATTDRAFTPLTRLLGDAQAEAGQGFGFTWPAQVPLTRPDHVLYRGLTPTTAGVVHTPDTDHRAVTAGFRW, from the coding sequence GTGACGGAGCAGATGGTCGACGAGCGGGCCGCCGGGGAACCCGCCGGCCGCCGGGGTCGGCGGGGGATCGTCGTCGTCACCTGTGCCGTGCTGCTCACCGCGCTCCTGCTCGGGCACCGGGCGGTGCCCAACGTGCAGGGCCTGGGCAGCCTGGTGGACAGCGTCACCCCGCTGCTCGGTCTCGGCGTACCCCTGCTCGGGCTGGCGGCGCTGCTGCGCCGCTCCCGCCGCGCGCTGCTCGCGGTGCTGCTGCCGGCGCTGGTCTGGGCCGGCCTCTTCGGCCGCGCCTGGCTGCCCCCGGCCGCCGGCGCCGACGGCACCGCCGTGCGGGTGGCCAGCCAGAACCTGCGCGCCGGAAACCCCGACCCGGCCGCCACCGTCGGCGCGCTGGCCGGCGACGCCCCGGACCTGATCGGGCTGCAGGAGGTCGACGACGACCAGCGGGTGGCGCCCGCGCTGGCCGGCCGCTACCCGCACCGGACGTCGGTCTCCACCGTCGCCCTGTGGAGTCGCTGGCCGATCCGCGAGGCGCACGGCGTGGACACCGGGCTGGGCTGGGACCGGGCCCTGCGCGCCGTGGTGGCCGCGCCACCGGGCGACCTGACCGTGTACGTCGTGCACCTCGGCTCAGCCCGGGCCGGTCACACCGCCACCCGGGACGAGACGGTGACGGCACTGGCCCGCACGGTGCGCGCCGACCCCGCCGAACGGCTGGTGGTGCTCGGCGACCTGAACACCGCCACCACCGACCGGGCCTTCACCCCGCTGACCCGGCTGCTCGGCGACGCCCAGGCCGAGGCCGGTCAGGGCTTCGGCTTCACCTGGCCGGCGCAGGTCCCGCTGACCCGCCCGGACCACGTCCTCTACCGGGGGCTCACCCCGACCACCGCCGGCGTGGTGCACACCCCGGACACCGACCACCGCGCGGTCACCGCCGGCTTCCGCTGGTGA